A single Leishmania infantum JPCM5 genome chromosome 14 DNA region contains:
- a CDS encoding cystathionine beta-lyase-like protein has product MPRTATHTTTTAPMPTPHDTLPAADHHDDDKCCCCCKSEIHIAKLEAENHLLKEKLSQIDMMHAISAAKTTINRTILTALEEERQYLEQAMLPVSYKFPKGADYSELPTYPKRPHFDQAAKHPSTQVVIFDGCPNDPYHPTSMPIYQTATFVQPDIEEFGPYDYSRSGNPTRTAIETLVANLEGAHAAFAFSSGMAALQTLVTTLNAGDTILASSDLYGGMHRLLTQITSCLGMAVVFVPMWNTEAVRQALIENPAAKLLHMESPTNPLMRIVDIRAVCEAAHAHNVKVSIDNTMMSPLRCTPLALGCDYSIHSATKFLCGHSDTMCGLICVKSEEDVKRVAFLQNAQGNALAPFDCWLLLRGIRTLSIRVEKQELNAVAVALFLSRQSHVVSRLHYAGLNPATSPQISSLTEENFYLHRSQTSGPGSVLSIETGSVKRSNAFVRACKLFKLTVSFGSCNSLVEMPCLLSHASIPKEKRTLPADLIRLSVGIEQIEDILADLTQAIAAAVAIHDNDGSC; this is encoded by the coding sequence ATGCCCCGAACGGCGACCcacacgacgacgacggcgccgatgccgacgcCACACGATACATTGCCGGCGGCAGATCACCACGACGATGACAagtgttgttgttgttgcaaGAGTGAGATCCACATCGCGAAGCTCGAGGCGGAAAATCACCTCCTCAAGGAAAAGCTGTCGCAGATAGACATGATGCACGCGATCAGCGCCGCCAAAACCACCATCAACCGCACTATtctgacggcgctggaggaggagcggcagtaCCTGGAGCAGGCTATGCTTCCCGTCAGCTACAAGTTCCCGAAAGGAGCCGACTACAGCGAACTCCCCACCTACCCAAAGCGCCCGCACTTCGACCAGGCAGCGAAGCACCCCAGCACGCAGGTCGTCATCTTCGACGGCTGCCCCAACGACCCTTATCACCCGACCTCGATGCCCATCTACCAAACCGCGACCTTTGTGCAGCCCGACATCGAGGAGTTCGGTCCGTACGACTACAGCCGTAGCGGCAACCCGACTCGCACGGCCATCGAGACCCTCGTCGCCAACCTCGAGGGTGCCCACGCTGCCTTCGCTTTTTCGTCCGGCATGGCGGCACTGCAGACGCTCGTGACCACGCTGAACGCTGGCGACACCATcctcgccagcagcgacCTTTACGGGGGCATGCACCGTCTCCTGACACAGATCACCTCGTGCCTCGGGATGGCTGTTGTGTTTGTGCCGATGTGGAACACTGAGGCGGTGCGCCAAGCGCTCATCGAGAACccggcggcgaagctgctgcacatgGAGAGCCCCACGAACCCACTGATGCGAATTGTCGACATCCGTGCTGTCTGTGAGGCTgcccacgcgcacaacgTAAAGGTGTCCATCGACAACACTATGATGTCTCCGCTTCGCTGCACCCCGCTCGCCCTGGGCTGCGACTACTCAATCCACAGCGCCACCAAGTTTCTGTGCGGCCACAGCGACACCATGTGCGGTCTTATCTGCGTGAAGTCTGAGGAGGATGTGAAGCGGGTGGCCTTTCTGCAGAACGCACAGGGAAACGCCCTCGCCCCGTTTGACTGCTGGCTGCTCCTGCGTGGCATCCGCACGCTGTCCATTCGCGTCGAGAAGCAGGAGCTGaacgccgtcgcggtggcaTTGTTCCTGTCGCGTCAGAGCCACGTCGTGTCGCGCCTGCACTACGCTGGCTTGAACCCCGCCACGTCCCCCCAGATCTCTTCCCTGACGGAGGAGAACTTCTACCTGCACCGCTCGCAGACCTCCGGCCCTGGCAGCGTGCTCTCCATTGAGACCGGCAGCGTCAAGCGCTCCAACGCGTTTGTACGGGCCTGCAAGCTGTTCAAGCTCACCGTCAGCTTTGGGAGCTGCAACTCGCTGGTTGAAATGCCCTGCCTCCTCTCGCACGCGTCCATACCAAAGGAGAAGCGCACACTTCCAGCTGACCTGATCCGACTGTCCGTGGGTATCGAACAGATCGAGGATATACTTGCCGACCTAACGCaggccatcgccgccgcggtcgccaTCCATGACAATGACGGGTCCTGCTGA